A portion of the Segatella copri DSM 18205 genome contains these proteins:
- a CDS encoding IS1380 family transposase, translated as MAKVQIKSEKLTPFGGIFSIMEQFDALLAQTIDSTLGLRCTMFGYQYSEILRSLMCVYLCGGSCIEDVTTHLMKHLSLHPTLRTCSADTILRAIEELTCKNITYKSASGNSYDFNTADKMNCLLIKALLATGQVKSGQEYDFDFDHQFIETEKHDAKPTYKKFLGYSPGVAVINDMIVGIENRDGNTNVRFNQRETLERIFKRLEASEVYISRARMDCGSCSEEIVDMVEAHCRHFYIRANRCSSFYDSMFALTGWKTVEINGIEFELNSILVEKWKGKPYRLVIQRQRRIEGDLDIWEGEYTYRCILTNDYKSSARDIVEFYNLRGGKERIFDDMNNGFGWNRLPKSFMAQNTVFLLMTALIRNFYKAIMQRLKTHEFGLRATSRIKTFVFKFISVPAKWIKTSRRHVLNIYSDNYAYANLFKTDFG; from the coding sequence ATGGCAAAAGTACAAATAAAATCTGAGAAACTCACTCCTTTTGGAGGAATTTTTTCTATTATGGAGCAATTTGATGCTCTTTTAGCTCAAACCATAGATTCCACCTTGGGATTGAGATGCACTATGTTTGGTTATCAATATAGCGAAATTCTACGCTCTCTGATGTGCGTATATCTTTGTGGCGGCTCATGTATTGAGGATGTTACAACTCACTTGATGAAACATTTGTCTCTTCATCCAACTCTTCGCACTTGCAGCGCAGACACCATATTGCGTGCTATCGAAGAACTGACTTGTAAGAACATCACCTATAAATCTGCTTCTGGCAACTCCTATGATTTCAATACTGCAGACAAGATGAACTGCTTATTGATCAAAGCCCTGCTTGCTACTGGTCAAGTGAAATCCGGTCAAGAGTATGATTTTGACTTTGACCATCAGTTCATTGAAACAGAGAAGCATGATGCAAAACCAACCTACAAGAAGTTCCTGGGCTATAGTCCAGGTGTGGCAGTCATTAACGACATGATTGTCGGTATTGAAAATAGAGACGGCAACACAAACGTGCGCTTCAACCAAAGAGAGACTTTGGAAAGAATCTTCAAGCGACTGGAGGCATCAGAAGTATATATATCCCGTGCCCGCATGGATTGCGGCTCATGCTCGGAGGAAATCGTAGATATGGTAGAGGCCCATTGCAGGCATTTTTATATTCGTGCCAACAGATGCTCTTCCTTCTACGATTCCATGTTTGCCTTGACTGGATGGAAAACTGTTGAAATCAACGGTATTGAATTTGAGCTGAATTCCATCCTTGTTGAGAAATGGAAAGGAAAACCGTATCGTCTTGTCATACAGAGACAAAGGCGAATAGAGGGAGACCTTGACATTTGGGAAGGCGAATATACCTACAGATGTATACTGACTAACGATTACAAGTCGAGTGCAAGAGACATTGTGGAATTCTACAATCTTCGTGGTGGCAAGGAACGCATCTTCGATGACATGAACAATGGCTTTGGCTGGAATCGGTTGCCAAAATCGTTCATGGCACAGAATACAGTATTCCTGCTTATGACAGCTCTCATCAGAAACTTCTACAAAGCTATTATGCAGAGATTGAAAACCCATGAATTTGGATTGCGTGCCACCAGCAGAATCAAGACCTTTGTGTTCAAGTTCATCTCTGTTCCTGCAAAATGGATTAAGACGTCACGTAGGCATGTATTGAACATTTATTCAGACAACTATGCTTATGCCAACCTGTTCAAGACAGACTTTGGTTAA
- a CDS encoding AAA family ATPase — protein MDANGIIGREYEQKLILERCKSNKAELIAIYGRRRVGKTFLVRKIFSDQFAFSFIGMYEVSRAVQLEQFRMALAQYAKQTVPKLKTWFEAFAALREYLSGLSLQEPIVLFFDELPWMDTPKSNFIAAFSYFWNSWASMVPQLKLIVCGSSTTWMLAKFIGDKGGLYGRVTRQIYLAPFSLGETELFLNELKGLALTRQQVLDVYMILGGIPYYLDMLERGVPLDVCIDRLFFSQDSPLRGEFDFLFRSLFNDSKHYRKIVEVLSEKMKGMTRKELMDELKLKGGGQLSEILENLKKCDFIRKYATIGKSERDALYQLTDLYSLFYTRFVANNSGQDKNFWSNMRNSGSRTAWSGYAFEQVCLHHIPQIKKALGISGVLANVYSWSCRPFVDSTGAEWRGGQIDMLIDRADGAINICEMKYAKDEFVIDASYEQRLRDRMSSFSVATKTKKALLHTFITTYGVKQNMHSGLVNSEVRMNDLFG, from the coding sequence ATGGATGCAAACGGAATAATAGGACGTGAATATGAGCAGAAACTCATTCTGGAACGTTGTAAAAGCAACAAGGCAGAACTGATAGCTATCTATGGTCGTAGGCGCGTAGGAAAGACTTTTCTGGTTCGAAAAATATTCAGCGACCAGTTTGCCTTTTCCTTTATTGGTATGTATGAAGTGAGCCGTGCGGTACAGCTGGAGCAGTTTCGGATGGCGTTGGCGCAGTATGCTAAGCAGACCGTGCCCAAGCTGAAAACCTGGTTTGAGGCTTTTGCTGCTTTGCGTGAATATCTGTCGGGCTTATCTCTGCAGGAACCGATTGTTCTGTTCTTTGATGAGTTGCCTTGGATGGATACGCCCAAAAGCAATTTTATCGCAGCTTTCAGTTATTTCTGGAATTCATGGGCTTCTATGGTCCCTCAACTGAAACTTATCGTCTGTGGTTCTTCCACCACGTGGATGTTGGCTAAGTTTATAGGCGATAAGGGCGGATTGTATGGTCGCGTTACCCGGCAGATCTATCTGGCTCCATTCTCTCTGGGCGAGACAGAGCTGTTCTTAAACGAATTGAAAGGCCTTGCTCTTACCCGACAGCAGGTATTGGATGTGTATATGATATTGGGTGGTATTCCTTATTATCTTGATATGCTGGAGCGTGGTGTGCCGTTAGATGTGTGCATCGACAGACTGTTTTTCTCGCAGGATTCGCCATTACGTGGAGAATTCGATTTCCTCTTCCGTTCCCTCTTTAATGACTCCAAGCATTATCGCAAGATAGTAGAGGTGCTTTCTGAAAAAATGAAGGGGATGACCCGTAAGGAATTGATGGATGAGTTGAAACTGAAAGGCGGTGGACAGTTATCAGAAATCCTGGAGAATCTGAAGAAATGCGATTTTATCAGGAAATATGCTACCATAGGAAAGAGTGAAAGGGATGCCCTATATCAGTTAACTGACTTATACTCATTGTTCTATACCCGTTTTGTGGCAAATAACAGTGGGCAGGATAAGAACTTCTGGAGTAACATGCGCAATTCGGGAAGTAGAACAGCCTGGAGCGGTTATGCTTTCGAACAGGTATGCCTACATCATATCCCACAGATCAAGAAGGCATTGGGTATTTCTGGTGTTTTGGCGAATGTTTATTCCTGGTCCTGCCGTCCTTTTGTAGATTCTACTGGTGCAGAATGGCGAGGAGGTCAGATTGATATGCTGATAGACCGTGCTGATGGAGCTATCAATATCTGTGAGATGAAATATGCCAAGGATGAGTTTGTGATAGATGCCAGCTATGAGCAGCGGCTGCGTGACAGGATGTCTTCTTTCTCTGTGGCGACCAAGACGAAGAAAGCATTGCTGCATACTTTCATCACGACTTATGGGGTGAAGCAGAATATGCATAGTGGATTGGTGAATAGTGAGGTAAGGATGAATGATCTCTTTGGATAA
- a CDS encoding ion transporter, whose translation MNKIQNLCKSITTNKKFELGITVIILLNSFLIGVETYTDNPTIKAIQTSILGIFTIEILLRYIASDSNKAFFLDGWNIFDLSLVLIGYIPETLFANATAMTAIRVLRVFRVLRLLRAAKEIKIIITVLIKSMSAMFYNVILFGIFIYLYAIIGVALFKLPNPEKMNKLELAKYEEFVKVAPNAPANSPDPFGTLGEAMFTLFRELTGEDWTDLRYNHITAYEYGFIKATPTVINIYHISWFVLAAFLLLNLVTGAILNNYQLVMEHNKEKEAK comes from the coding sequence ATGAATAAAATACAGAACTTGTGCAAAAGCATTACAACAAATAAGAAATTTGAATTAGGAATCACAGTAATCATCTTACTGAATTCGTTTCTTATCGGTGTAGAAACATATACCGACAACCCAACCATAAAGGCAATTCAAACTTCTATATTAGGGATATTCACTATTGAAATATTGCTAAGATACATTGCATCGGATAGCAATAAAGCATTCTTCTTAGATGGATGGAATATTTTCGACCTTTCTCTTGTTCTGATTGGTTATATTCCTGAAACTTTATTTGCTAATGCTACAGCGATGACAGCAATTAGAGTACTGAGAGTTTTTCGTGTTCTCAGATTACTACGAGCAGCCAAAGAAATCAAGATAATCATCACTGTATTGATAAAATCAATGAGTGCAATGTTTTATAATGTTATTCTTTTTGGTATATTCATCTATCTATATGCAATCATCGGGGTTGCCCTATTCAAATTGCCAAATCCTGAAAAGATGAATAAACTGGAACTCGCTAAATATGAAGAATTTGTAAAAGTTGCCCCCAATGCTCCAGCAAATTCACCAGACCCGTTTGGGACTTTAGGTGAAGCGATGTTTACTCTGTTCCGTGAATTAACAGGCGAAGATTGGACTGATTTACGATATAATCATATAACAGCATACGAATATGGTTTCATAAAAGCCACTCCTACTGTTATAAACATATATCATATTTCATGGTTTGTTTTAGCTGCATTTTTACTATTGAACTTAGTAACAGGTGCTATTCTAAATAACTATCAGCTTGTTATGGAACATAACAAAGAAAAAGAAGCAAAATAA
- a CDS encoding DUF6591 domain-containing protein, which translates to MKTKLSVRNNVFGFIVMCLVSLLSFTSCNNAKDGKVELDVTNAEVEGDNNDIVSIEDGNYTLVGTVKGDMGQELYIQVKVRLKNPVKKSAEEISFVTGNVNLEIIDKNDMSMIKLPLKENEEFKKFITEGKEDDTKEFKFSYVMNDKDQYAQIMKEAKSVKLVDLSLYNYENTDMIADEGSASYDEDIDNSSDIDNSDDNDETTDDDSSFDETSEDNNLDELLDKYEEYYDTYISLMKKAKNGDMSAVVEYGKYLKKSQELSKKIEQAKGDLTTSQLARFQKIQMKLMKAMKEL; encoded by the coding sequence ATGAAGACAAAATTATCTGTTAGAAACAACGTTTTTGGTTTCATTGTCATGTGCTTAGTATCCTTATTGTCTTTTACATCATGCAATAATGCAAAAGATGGTAAAGTTGAACTAGACGTTACAAATGCCGAGGTAGAAGGCGACAACAATGATATTGTCTCTATAGAGGACGGCAACTATACTTTAGTTGGTACCGTTAAGGGAGACATGGGACAGGAGCTATATATACAGGTAAAGGTGCGCCTGAAAAATCCAGTGAAAAAGAGTGCCGAAGAAATAAGTTTTGTAACTGGAAACGTAAACCTCGAGATTATTGACAAAAACGATATGTCGATGATCAAGTTGCCATTGAAGGAAAATGAGGAATTCAAGAAGTTTATCACAGAAGGCAAAGAGGATGATACTAAAGAATTCAAGTTTTCTTATGTAATGAATGACAAGGATCAATATGCCCAAATCATGAAAGAGGCTAAAAGCGTGAAGCTCGTTGATTTGTCACTTTATAATTACGAGAATACTGATATGATAGCAGATGAAGGATCTGCTAGTTATGATGAAGATATTGATAACAGTAGTGATATCGATAATAGTGATGATAACGATGAAACTACTGATGATGATTCTTCTTTTGACGAAACATCCGAAGATAACAATTTGGATGAATTACTTGATAAGTACGAAGAATACTACGACACATACATCTCTCTGATGAAAAAAGCTAAAAATGGTGATATGAGTGCAGTGGTAGAATATGGTAAATATCTCAAAAAATCTCAGGAGTTAAGCAAGAAAATAGAACAGGCTAAAGGAGATTTAACAACTTCTCAACTTGCACGATTCCAAAAGATCCAAATGAAGTTGATGAAGGCTATGAAAGAATTATAG
- a CDS encoding N-acetyltransferase, translating into MELTEEVLPQCKGFTCKDEDITEFFTQDYADYAYQLLGKSYCFVKPDTSEIVCAFTVANSSVKVDSLPSNLRNKLNRKIPNAKRRPQYPAVLVGQLAVSDLFSGHHVGDELLDFIKSWFIDPLNKTGCRYVIVDAVNHPKVFEYYQRNGFKFLFSSDKEEWTFLHNKGLEPATLVEPMKTRLMYFDLIYLRTK; encoded by the coding sequence ATGGAACTGACAGAGGAAGTCTTGCCGCAATGCAAAGGCTTCACTTGTAAGGATGAGGACATAACAGAGTTCTTCACCCAAGACTATGCTGACTATGCCTATCAGTTGCTTGGAAAATCATATTGTTTTGTTAAACCAGATACATCTGAAATAGTCTGCGCATTTACAGTCGCTAATTCGAGTGTAAAAGTAGATTCACTTCCTTCTAACCTTCGGAATAAGCTTAATAGAAAGATTCCGAATGCCAAGCGAAGACCGCAGTATCCTGCAGTGTTGGTTGGACAGTTGGCAGTAAGCGATTTATTCAGTGGACATCATGTGGGAGATGAATTGTTGGATTTCATCAAATCATGGTTTATAGACCCACTGAATAAGACTGGATGCCGGTATGTCATTGTTGATGCTGTCAATCATCCGAAAGTGTTTGAATATTATCAACGAAATGGTTTCAAATTTCTGTTTTCGTCAGATAAGGAGGAATGGACGTTCTTGCACAATAAAGGTCTAGAACCTGCAACTCTTGTTGAGCCGATGAAAACACGGCTGATGTATTTTGATTTGATTTATCTCCGCACAAAATAA
- a CDS encoding glycoside hydrolase has product MKYGALAALLIASINMQAAQEGTTRYTILTQSPEQHIQHFGASDAWSMQFLGLWSEKQQEQIADWLFSTENDALGKPKGIGLSIWRFNLGAGSEEQGEASQIQPGTRTQCFLNADGTYDWSKQAGQRKFLKLAKQRGVPYFLAFCNSAPVFYTKNGLATNTGRGGTINLKDDCYGKFGKFIATSLKGIEEHDGIHFNYISPINEPDGHWNWTGPKQEGTPATNREFAKVAKEVSKALVKNKLNTEILINESSDYRCLLGTHMADWQRGYEINSFFTKDSTQTYLGKTKQLPPLIGAHSYWTNTPIPYMREIRMKIREACKQKNIKFWQTELCIMGNDEEIGGGTPYDFSMKTALYVARVIHHDLVYANAESWSWWRSAGGDYRDGLIRIYSKDGWKSGWAVDSKLMWALGNYSRFIRPGAQRFDIATTSADGKQIEEGYNDPYGVMCSAYQNADGKWVIVAINYSEDVKPVNFQLDNQEQKSWQMYRTSDISAESLAPVGSCDGTTQLAPRSITTFMQK; this is encoded by the coding sequence ATGAAATACGGTGCTTTAGCTGCATTGCTCATCGCCAGCATCAACATGCAGGCAGCACAGGAAGGAACAACCCGTTATACTATCCTTACCCAAAGCCCGGAGCAGCACATCCAGCACTTCGGTGCCAGCGATGCATGGAGTATGCAGTTTCTCGGTCTATGGTCAGAGAAACAGCAGGAGCAGATTGCCGACTGGCTCTTCTCTACCGAGAATGATGCCTTGGGCAAGCCTAAAGGCATCGGCTTGTCCATCTGGCGATTCAATCTGGGAGCCGGAAGCGAGGAACAGGGAGAGGCTTCGCAGATTCAGCCGGGCACAAGAACCCAATGCTTTCTCAATGCTGACGGCACCTACGACTGGAGCAAACAGGCTGGACAGCGCAAGTTTCTCAAGCTCGCCAAGCAGAGAGGTGTGCCTTATTTCCTCGCCTTCTGCAACTCAGCACCCGTGTTCTATACCAAGAACGGACTCGCAACCAACACAGGGCGCGGCGGCACCATCAATCTGAAGGATGATTGCTACGGCAAATTCGGAAAGTTCATCGCCACATCTCTCAAAGGCATCGAAGAGCACGATGGCATCCACTTCAACTACATCAGCCCTATCAACGAGCCGGATGGACATTGGAACTGGACAGGACCGAAGCAGGAAGGAACCCCAGCTACCAACCGTGAGTTTGCCAAGGTGGCAAAGGAGGTAAGCAAAGCATTGGTAAAAAACAAGCTCAACACCGAGATTCTCATCAATGAGTCGAGCGACTATCGCTGCCTGCTTGGCACCCACATGGCCGACTGGCAGCGAGGTTACGAAATCAACTCCTTCTTCACCAAGGACAGTACGCAGACCTATCTGGGCAAGACCAAGCAACTCCCCCCTCTCATCGGTGCTCACAGCTACTGGACCAATACCCCAATTCCATACATGAGAGAAATCAGAATGAAGATTAGGGAAGCATGTAAGCAGAAGAACATCAAGTTCTGGCAAACAGAACTCTGCATCATGGGCAACGACGAGGAGATTGGTGGCGGAACTCCTTACGACTTCTCGATGAAGACAGCCCTCTATGTGGCTCGTGTCATCCATCACGACCTGGTATATGCCAATGCCGAGAGCTGGAGCTGGTGGCGTTCTGCAGGCGGTGACTACCGCGATGGACTCATCCGCATCTACAGCAAGGATGGATGGAAGAGCGGCTGGGCAGTAGATTCCAAGTTGATGTGGGCACTCGGCAACTATTCCCGCTTTATCCGTCCTGGTGCCCAGCGCTTCGATATCGCTACAACTTCTGCCGACGGAAAGCAGATAGAGGAAGGCTACAACGACCCTTACGGTGTAATGTGTTCTGCCTATCAGAATGCAGATGGCAAATGGGTGATTGTGGCAATCAACTATTCTGAGGATGTGAAGCCTGTCAACTTCCAACTCGATAATCAGGAGCAGAAAAGCTGGCAGATGTATCGTACCAGCGACATCTCTGCCGAGAGTTTAGCGCCTGTTGGAAGTTGCGATGGAACCACTCAGTTGGCTCCACGAAGCATTACGACTTTTATGCAAAAATGA
- a CDS encoding IS1380-like element IS942 family transposase translates to MAKVQIKSEKLTPFGGIFSIMEQFDALLAQTIDSTLGLRCTMFGYQYSEILRSLMCVYLCGGSCIEDVTTHLMKHLSLHPTLRTCSADTILRAIEELTCKNITYKSASGNSYDFNTADKMNCLLIKALLATGQLKSGQEYDFDFDHQFIETEKHDAKPTYKKFLGYSPGVAVINDMIVGIENRDGNTNVRFNQRETLERIFKRLEASEVYISRARMDCGSCSEEIVDMVEAHCRHFYIRANRCSSFYDSMFALTGWKTVEINGIEFELNSILVEKWKGKPYRLVIQRQRRIEGDLDIWEGEYTYRCILTNDYKSSARDIVEFYNLRGGKERIFDDMNNGFGWNRLPKSFMAQNTVFLLMTALIRNFYKAIMQRLKTHEFGLRATSRIKTFVFKFISVPAKWIKTSRRHVLNIYSDNYAYANLFKTDFG, encoded by the coding sequence ATGGCAAAAGTACAAATAAAATCTGAGAAACTCACTCCTTTTGGAGGAATTTTTTCTATTATGGAGCAATTTGATGCTCTTTTAGCTCAAACCATAGATTCCACCTTGGGATTGAGATGCACTATGTTTGGTTATCAATATAGCGAAATTCTACGCTCTCTGATGTGCGTATATCTTTGTGGCGGCTCATGTATTGAGGATGTTACAACTCACTTGATGAAACATTTGTCTCTTCATCCAACTCTTCGCACTTGCAGCGCAGACACCATATTGCGTGCTATCGAAGAACTGACTTGTAAGAACATCACCTATAAATCTGCTTCTGGCAACTCCTATGATTTCAATACTGCAGACAAGATGAACTGCTTATTGATCAAAGCCCTGCTTGCTACTGGTCAATTGAAATCCGGTCAAGAGTATGATTTTGACTTTGACCATCAGTTCATTGAAACAGAGAAGCATGATGCAAAACCAACCTACAAGAAGTTCCTGGGCTATAGTCCAGGTGTGGCAGTCATTAACGACATGATTGTCGGTATTGAAAATAGAGACGGCAACACAAACGTGCGCTTCAACCAAAGAGAGACTTTGGAAAGAATCTTCAAGCGACTGGAGGCATCAGAAGTATATATATCCCGTGCCCGCATGGATTGCGGCTCATGCTCGGAGGAAATCGTAGATATGGTAGAGGCTCATTGCAGGCATTTTTATATTCGTGCCAACAGATGCTCTTCCTTCTACGATTCCATGTTTGCCTTGACTGGATGGAAAACTGTTGAAATCAACGGTATTGAATTTGAGCTGAATTCCATCCTTGTTGAGAAATGGAAAGGAAAACCGTATCGTCTTGTCATACAGAGACAAAGGCGAATAGAGGGAGACCTTGACATTTGGGAAGGCGAATATACCTACAGATGTATACTGACTAACGATTACAAGTCGAGTGCAAGAGACATTGTGGAATTCTACAATCTTCGTGGTGGCAAGGAACGCATCTTCGATGACATGAACAATGGCTTTGGCTGGAATCGGTTGCCAAAATCGTTCATGGCACAGAATACTGTATTCCTGCTTATGACAGCTCTCATCAGAAACTTCTACAAAGCTATTATGCAGAGATTGAAAACCCATGAATTTGGATTGCGTGCCACCAGCAGAATCAAGACCTTTGTGTTCAAGTTCATCTCTGTTCCTGCAAAATGGATTAAGACGTCACGTAGGCATGTATTGAACATTTATTCAGACAACTATGCTTATGCCAACCTGTTCAAGACAGACTTTGGTTAA
- a CDS encoding ATP-binding protein encodes MIRRQIQDTIEARIFSGKAIIVIGARQVGKSTLFKMVLENRDEPTLMLNCDEPEVRELLAKANSSELRLLIGNNLIVVIDEAQRVENIGMVLKRITDNFPDVQLLVTGSSSFELQNKLNEPLTGRKFEYHLFPFSTGELMKAHGLLSVKQTLENRLIYGSYPDIMNHETDAKELLYNLSNSYLYKDLLNLESVRRPALLSKLLTALALQVTSEVSYNELAQTVGTDNKTVEKYIDLLEKCYIIFKLNGFSRNLRTELKRAKKFYFYDNGIRNAILQNFAPLALRQDVGALWENFFISERMKVNQNAGRYVNSYFWRTSQQQEIDYLEECDGQFSLFEMKWNPRRANTKFPASFLSAYQVKDKCIVTPENWIDWVIE; translated from the coding sequence ATGATACGTCGTCAAATACAAGATACAATTGAAGCCCGGATATTTTCCGGGAAGGCTATCATCGTGATTGGAGCCAGACAAGTGGGTAAGAGCACGCTGTTTAAAATGGTGCTCGAGAATCGTGATGAACCTACTCTTATGTTGAATTGCGATGAACCAGAAGTAAGAGAGTTGCTGGCAAAGGCAAATTCTTCTGAGTTGCGTCTGCTTATAGGCAACAATCTTATTGTTGTGATAGACGAGGCTCAACGGGTAGAGAATATCGGGATGGTTTTGAAACGAATCACGGATAATTTCCCAGATGTACAACTCTTGGTGACAGGTTCCTCCTCTTTTGAATTGCAGAATAAGCTCAACGAACCTTTGACAGGACGCAAGTTTGAGTACCATCTTTTCCCTTTTTCTACAGGAGAACTGATGAAGGCTCATGGACTGCTTAGTGTAAAACAAACATTAGAGAATCGGCTTATTTATGGTTCTTATCCAGATATCATGAATCATGAGACGGATGCAAAGGAGTTGCTGTATAATTTGTCTAACAGTTATCTGTATAAGGACTTGTTGAATTTAGAAAGTGTTCGGCGCCCAGCCCTGTTGTCCAAGCTGCTTACTGCCTTGGCACTGCAGGTTACAAGTGAAGTTTCATATAATGAGTTGGCGCAAACCGTAGGAACAGATAATAAAACGGTAGAGAAGTACATTGATTTGCTCGAAAAGTGTTATATCATATTCAAGTTGAATGGCTTTAGTCGCAACTTACGTACGGAGTTGAAACGTGCTAAGAAATTCTACTTTTATGATAATGGAATACGTAATGCTATTTTGCAAAACTTTGCACCTCTTGCTCTCCGGCAGGATGTGGGGGCTTTGTGGGAAAACTTCTTCATTAGTGAGCGAATGAAGGTCAATCAAAATGCTGGACGATATGTAAACAGCTATTTTTGGCGTACCAGTCAGCAGCAGGAGATTGATTATCTGGAGGAGTGTGATGGTCAGTTTTCCCTGTTTGAAATGAAGTGGAATCCTAGGCGTGCCAATACAAAGTTCCCGGCCTCTTTCCTTTCTGCTTATCAGGTGAAAGATAAGTGCATCGTTACGCCTGAAAATTGGATAGATTGGGTTATAGAGTGA